From Anopheles darlingi chromosome 2, idAnoDarlMG_H_01, whole genome shotgun sequence, the proteins below share one genomic window:
- the LOC125952418 gene encoding exosome complex component CSL4 produces the protein MSEENSEQTLICVPGQVLCAISEFTVASEGTYEKLGYIHAALAGIVKLKKREKNTFISVISFGGGSTVPVIGDIVTTRITAVHHRMAKCRILCIGKTALNRPYRGIIRKEDVRATEIDRVELHKCFRPGDIVLARVLHQIELNVFHLSTADNELGVVVAISPSSRANSGAETVPMVPVCWTEVQCPVTLIKEPRKVAKVVPEKGEALSRNLELF, from the coding sequence ATGAGTGAAGAAAACTCGGAACAAACGCTGATTTGTGTCCCCGGTCAGGTGCTATGCGCCATCTCAGAATTCACCGTGGCCAGCGAGGGAACGTACGAGAAGTTGGGCTACATCCACGCAGCGCTAGCCGGTATCGTGAAGCTGAAGAAGCGCGAGAAAAACACGTTTATCTCCGTGATTTCCTTCGGCGGCGGATCCACAGTTCCGGTGATCGGCGATATCGTGACGACACGGATCACAGCGGTGCACCATCGGATGGCCAAATGCCGCATTTTGTGTATCGGTAAAACTGCCCTTAATCGCCCGTACCGCGGAATCATCCGGAAAGAGGACGTACGAGCGACAGAGATCGACCGCGTTGAGCTACACAAATGCTTCCGACCCGGCGATATCGTGCTGGCCCGGGTCCTGCATCAGATCGAGCTGAACGTGTTCCATCTTTCGACGGCGGACAACGAGCTCGGAGTCGTGGTGGCCATTTCACCCAGCTCGCGGGCTAATTCGGGAGCCGAAACTGTGCCGATGGTTCCGGTTTGCTGGACGGAAGTTCAGTGTCCGGTGACGCTGATAAAGGAGCCACGCAAGGTAGCAAAAGTGGTTCCCGAAAAAGGCGAAGCGCTTAGTCGCAATTTAGAGTTATTTTAA
- the LOC125952403 gene encoding uroporphyrinogen-III synthase-like, whose product MRNVVVILKSESENTDNYGALLEKHGYEPVFIPTLEFSFQRLDVLRDRLLSPYKYSGLIFTSPRSITAVRDALQGQKLKDDWKTLENYCVGETSRDLIQRTLDLDTKGHHSGNASNLADFIKTDLYNKTVTLPFLFPCGNLKQDVLQNKLSEYGYSLDSVEVYETVPHRELERNLVSLFRSETEEPRGERRIDSLLFFSPSGINYCAHVFEKHRISLAGKKIIAIGPSTKKAIENKGIQVHRTAEKPSADYVIGALLQDT is encoded by the coding sequence ATGCGCAACGTGGTGGTGATTCTGAAGTCGGAAAGTGAGAATACGGACAATTACGGGGCGCTGCTGGAGAAACACGGATACGAGCCCGTATTCATTCCGACGCTGGAGTTCTCGTTTCAACGGCTGGATGTGCTGCGAGATCGATTGCTATCGCCTTACAAATACTCAGGATTGATATTCACCAGTCCACGGAGCATTACGGCCGTCCGGGATGCGCTACAAGGCCAGAAACTGAAGGACGATTGGAAAACGCTGGAGAACTACTGCGTCGGAGAGACCTCACGAGACCTGATACAGCGAACGCTCGATCTCGATACCAAAGGACATCATTCGGGAAATGCTAGCAACTTGGCCGATTTCATCAAGACAGATCTCTACAACAAGACCGTCACCTTGCCGTTCCTCTTTCCCTGTGGCAATCTCAAGCAGGATGTGCTCCAGAACAAGCTGTCCGAGTACGGCTATTCGTTGGATTCGGTCGAGGTGTACGAAACGGTTCCGCACCGTGAATTGGAAAGGAATCTAGTATCACTGTTTCGCAGCGAAACCGAGGAACCGAGAGGGGAGCGACGGATCGATAGCTTACTCTTTTTCAGCCCCTCCGGCATCAATTACTGTGCGCACGTATTCGAGAAGCACCGCATCAGTCTGGCCGGTAAAAAGATCATCGCGATCGGGCCCAGCACGAAGAAAGCGATCGAGAACAAGGGCATTCAAGTGCACCGTACGGCCGAAAAACCGTCAGCCGATTATGTCATCGGAGCTTTGTTGCAGGATACCTAA